A window of the Streptomyces formicae genome harbors these coding sequences:
- a CDS encoding HAMP domain-containing sensor histidine kinase, producing MNRLSRFRSELGTVEISVKTKLGALVVMSVLITTGLALVAFRTGAELRYVTVFAMITTLLITQFVAHGLTAPLDEMNTVAKSISHGDYTRRVRGAGRRDELGDLASTINRMADDLESVDRHRKELVANVSHELRTPIAALRAVLENVVDGVSAADPETMRTALKQTERLGRLVETLLDLSRLDNGVVPLRARRFEVWPYLSGVLKEANLAAVQRGLSSGSGSHTRKDVHLHLDVSPPELTAHADAERLHQVVANLIDNAVKHSPPHGRVTVRARRGSQAESLDLEVQDEGPGIPESEWHKVFERFNRGSVPSPHGPGSDGGTGLGLAIARWAVELHGGRIGVAESERGCRIQVILPGVAQRRG from the coding sequence ATGAACCGGCTGAGCCGGTTCCGGTCCGAGCTGGGCACGGTCGAGATCTCGGTCAAGACCAAGCTCGGCGCACTGGTCGTCATGTCGGTGCTGATCACGACCGGCCTCGCGCTGGTCGCCTTCAGGACCGGGGCCGAGCTGCGCTACGTCACCGTCTTCGCGATGATCACCACGCTGCTGATCACGCAGTTCGTCGCCCACGGCCTGACCGCGCCGCTGGACGAGATGAACACGGTCGCCAAGTCGATATCCCACGGCGACTACACCCGGCGGGTGCGCGGCGCGGGCCGCCGCGACGAGCTGGGCGACCTCGCCTCCACGATCAACCGCATGGCCGACGACCTGGAGTCCGTGGACCGGCACCGCAAGGAGCTCGTCGCGAACGTCTCGCACGAGCTGCGCACCCCGATCGCGGCGCTGCGCGCGGTCCTGGAGAACGTCGTGGACGGGGTGTCCGCCGCCGACCCCGAGACGATGCGTACGGCGCTGAAGCAGACGGAGCGGCTCGGCAGGCTCGTCGAGACGCTGCTGGACCTGTCACGGCTCGACAACGGTGTGGTACCGCTCAGGGCACGGCGCTTCGAAGTGTGGCCGTATCTGTCGGGGGTGCTGAAGGAGGCCAACCTGGCCGCCGTGCAGCGCGGGCTCTCCTCCGGCTCCGGCAGTCACACCCGCAAGGACGTGCATCTGCACCTCGACGTGTCCCCGCCGGAGCTGACGGCGCACGCGGACGCCGAGCGGCTGCACCAGGTCGTCGCCAATCTGATCGACAACGCGGTGAAGCACTCCCCGCCGCACGGCCGGGTCACCGTGCGGGCCCGGCGCGGCTCGCAGGCGGAGTCGCTCGACCTGGAGGTCCAGGACGAGGGCCCCGGCATCCCGGAGTCGGAGTGGCACAAGGTCTTCGAACGCTTCAACCGGGGCAGCGTCCCGTCCCCGCACGGCCCCGGCAGTGACGGTGGTACGGGGCTCGGCCTGGCGATCGCGCGCTGGGCCGTGGAGCTGCACGGCGGGCGGATCGGAGTGGCCGAATCAGAACGCGGCTGCCGGATCCAGGTCATCCTTCCGGGAGTCGCGCAGCGGCGCGGTTGA
- a CDS encoding response regulator transcription factor, which yields MEQTHTSSNGAASYSTASAQRRVLVVEDDTTIVEAIGARLRAEGFLVQTATDGPAAVDAAEAWQPDLMVLDVMLPGFDGLEVCRRVQAQRPVPVLMLTARDDETDMLVGLGVGADDYMTKPFSMRELAARVHVLLRRVERAALAAVTPRSGILRLGELEIDHAQRRVRVRSEDVHLTPTEFDLLVCLANTPRAVLSREQLLAEVWDWADASGTRTVDSHIKALRRKIGAERIRTVHGVGYALETPAP from the coding sequence ATGGAGCAGACACACACCAGCAGCAACGGCGCAGCGTCGTACTCGACGGCCAGTGCCCAGCGCCGGGTGCTGGTGGTCGAGGACGACACCACCATCGTGGAGGCCATCGGAGCCCGGCTGCGCGCCGAAGGCTTCCTGGTCCAGACGGCGACGGACGGCCCGGCCGCCGTCGACGCGGCCGAGGCATGGCAGCCGGACCTGATGGTCCTCGACGTGATGCTGCCGGGCTTCGACGGACTGGAGGTCTGCCGTCGCGTCCAGGCGCAGCGGCCGGTTCCGGTGCTGATGCTCACGGCGCGCGACGACGAGACCGACATGCTGGTCGGGCTGGGCGTCGGCGCCGACGACTACATGACCAAGCCGTTCTCGATGCGGGAACTGGCGGCGCGGGTGCACGTCCTGCTGCGCCGCGTGGAGCGTGCCGCGCTTGCGGCCGTGACGCCGCGCAGCGGCATCCTGCGCCTCGGCGAGCTGGAGATCGACCACGCGCAGCGCCGGGTCCGGGTCAGGAGCGAGGACGTGCACCTCACCCCGACCGAGTTCGATCTGCTGGTCTGCCTCGCGAACACGCCGCGCGCGGTGCTCTCGCGCGAGCAGCTCCTCGCCGAGGTCTGGGACTGGGCGGACGCCTCCGGTACGCGCACGGTCGACAGCCACATCAAGGCGCTGCGCCGCAAGATCGGTGCCGAGCGGATCCGGACCGTCCACGGCGTGGGATACGCCCTGGAGACCCCGGCCCCATGA
- a CDS encoding multifunctional oxoglutarate decarboxylase/oxoglutarate dehydrogenase thiamine pyrophosphate-binding subunit/dihydrolipoyllysine-residue succinyltransferase subunit, whose translation MSSQSPSNSSTSTDPDGQGKNPAAAFGPNEWLVDEIYQQYLQDPNSVDRAWWDFFADYKPGGAATAGSAAAGAAVPTAPAAAQTPSTAQAPATPAAPTAPAQPAAAPAAPAQAQAPAQTPAPAPTAPAPAAPAKPAAAAPAAPAAKAAAPAAEAPAGPELVPLRGPSAAVAKNMNASLELPTATSVRAVPVKLLFDNRIVINNHLKRARGGKISFTHLIGYAMVQAIKAMPSMNNSFAEKDGKPVLVKPPHINLGLAIDLVKPNGERQLVVAAIKKAETLNFFEFWQAYEDIVRRARNNKLTMDDFTGVTVSLTNPGGLGTVHSVPRLMPGQSVIMGVGSMDYPAEFQGTSQDTLNKLGISKVMTLTSTYDHRVIQGAASGEFLRVVANLLLGEDGFYDDVFESLRIPYEPVRWLKDIDASHDDDVTKAARVFELIHSYRVRGHVMADTDPLEYRQRKHPDLDITEHGLTLWDLEREFAVGGFGGKSMMKLRDILGVLRDSYCRTTGIEFMHIQDPKQRKWIQDRVERPHAKPEREEQLRILRRLNAAEAFETFLQTKYVGQKRFSLEGGESVIPLLDAVIDSAAESRLDEVVIGMAHRGRLNVLANIVGKSYAQIFREFEGNLDPKSMHGSGDVKYHLGANGTFTGLDGEQIKVSLVANPSHLEAVDPVLEGVVRAKQDIINKGGTDFTVLPVALHGDAAFAGQGVVAETLNMSQLRGYRTGGTVHIVINNQVGFTAAPESSRSSMYATDVARMIEAPIFHVNGDDPEAVVRVARLAFEFRQTFNKDVVIDLICYRRRGHNEGDNPQFTNPQMYNLIDKKRSVRKLYTESLIGRGDITLEEAEQALQDFQGQLEKVFAEVREATSTPAPAHVPDAQAEFPVSVTTAVSQEVVKRIAESQVNVPDQVTVHPRLLPQLQRRAASVEDGTIDWGMGETLAIGSLLMEGTPVRLAGQDTRRGTFGQRHAVLVDQETGEDYTPLLYLTDEQARYNVYDSLLSEYAAMGFEYGYSLARPDALVMWEAQFGDFVNGAQTVVDEFISSAEQKWGQTSGVTLLLPHGYEGQGPDHSSARPERFLQLCAQNNMTVAMPTLPSNYFHLLRWQVHNPHHKPLIIFTPKSMLRLKAAASKAEEFLTGGFRPVIGDASVDPADVRKVVFTSGKVYYDLDAERQKRGIKDTAIIRLERLYPLPGAELQEEIAKFPNAEKYLWAQEEPANQGAWPFIALNLIDHLDLAVGADVPHDERLRRISRPHGSSPAVGSAKRHQAEQQQLVNEVFEA comes from the coding sequence GTGTCGTCTCAGTCCCCCAGTAACTCGAGCACTTCGACCGACCCAGACGGGCAGGGGAAGAACCCCGCTGCCGCGTTCGGTCCCAATGAGTGGCTCGTCGACGAGATCTACCAGCAGTACCTCCAGGACCCGAATTCGGTCGACCGCGCCTGGTGGGACTTCTTCGCCGACTACAAGCCGGGCGGTGCGGCCACCGCCGGCTCCGCTGCCGCAGGGGCAGCGGTGCCCACCGCACCCGCCGCCGCGCAGACGCCGAGCACCGCACAGGCTCCGGCGACGCCCGCGGCCCCGACGGCTCCGGCGCAGCCCGCCGCCGCTCCTGCGGCTCCGGCTCAGGCGCAGGCCCCCGCACAGACCCCGGCCCCGGCGCCCACGGCTCCGGCTCCCGCGGCTCCGGCGAAGCCCGCCGCGGCCGCGCCCGCCGCCCCCGCCGCCAAGGCCGCCGCGCCTGCAGCGGAGGCCCCCGCGGGCCCCGAGCTCGTCCCGCTGCGCGGCCCCTCCGCCGCCGTCGCGAAGAACATGAACGCCTCGCTGGAGCTGCCGACGGCCACCTCCGTCCGCGCCGTCCCGGTGAAGCTGCTCTTCGACAACCGGATCGTCATCAACAACCACCTGAAGCGCGCCCGGGGCGGGAAGATCTCCTTCACCCACCTCATCGGCTACGCGATGGTGCAGGCGATCAAGGCCATGCCGTCGATGAACAACTCCTTCGCGGAGAAGGACGGCAAGCCGGTCCTGGTCAAGCCCCCGCACATCAACCTCGGCCTCGCCATCGACCTGGTGAAGCCGAACGGTGAGCGCCAGCTCGTCGTCGCGGCCATCAAGAAGGCCGAGACGCTGAACTTCTTCGAGTTCTGGCAGGCCTACGAGGACATCGTCCGCCGCGCCCGGAACAACAAGCTGACGATGGACGACTTCACGGGCGTCACCGTCTCCCTCACCAACCCCGGCGGCCTCGGCACCGTCCACTCCGTGCCGCGGCTGATGCCCGGCCAGTCGGTGATCATGGGCGTCGGCTCGATGGACTACCCGGCCGAATTCCAGGGCACCTCCCAGGACACCCTGAACAAGCTGGGCATCTCCAAGGTCATGACCCTGACGTCGACCTACGACCACCGGGTCATCCAGGGCGCCGCCTCCGGCGAGTTCCTGCGGGTCGTCGCCAACCTGCTGCTCGGCGAGGACGGCTTCTACGACGACGTCTTCGAGTCGCTGCGCATCCCCTACGAGCCGGTCCGCTGGCTCAAGGACATCGACGCCTCCCACGACGACGACGTCACCAAGGCCGCCCGTGTCTTCGAGCTGATCCACTCCTACCGGGTACGCGGCCACGTCATGGCCGACACCGACCCGCTGGAGTACCGCCAGCGCAAGCACCCCGACCTGGACATCACCGAGCACGGGCTCACCCTGTGGGACCTGGAGCGCGAGTTCGCGGTCGGCGGCTTCGGCGGCAAGTCGATGATGAAGCTCCGCGACATCCTCGGCGTGCTGCGCGACTCGTACTGCCGCACCACCGGCATCGAGTTCATGCACATCCAGGACCCGAAGCAGCGCAAGTGGATCCAGGACCGCGTCGAGCGCCCGCACGCCAAGCCGGAGCGCGAGGAGCAGCTGCGGATCCTGCGCCGGCTCAACGCGGCCGAGGCGTTCGAGACCTTCCTGCAGACGAAGTACGTCGGCCAGAAGCGGTTCTCGCTGGAGGGCGGCGAGTCCGTCATCCCGCTGCTCGACGCGGTCATCGACTCCGCTGCCGAGTCCCGCCTGGACGAGGTCGTCATCGGCATGGCCCACCGCGGCCGCCTCAACGTCCTGGCGAACATCGTCGGCAAGTCGTACGCGCAGATCTTCCGCGAGTTCGAGGGCAACCTCGACCCGAAGTCGATGCACGGCTCCGGCGACGTGAAGTACCACCTGGGCGCCAACGGCACCTTCACCGGCCTCGACGGCGAGCAGATCAAGGTCAGCCTGGTCGCCAACCCGTCGCACCTGGAGGCCGTGGACCCGGTCCTGGAGGGCGTCGTCCGCGCCAAGCAGGACATCATCAACAAGGGCGGCACGGACTTCACCGTCCTGCCCGTCGCCCTGCACGGCGACGCGGCCTTCGCCGGCCAGGGCGTCGTGGCCGAGACGCTCAACATGTCGCAGTTGCGCGGCTATCGCACGGGCGGCACGGTCCACATCGTCATCAACAACCAGGTCGGCTTCACCGCCGCCCCGGAGTCGTCGCGTTCGTCGATGTACGCGACCGACGTGGCCCGCATGATCGAGGCGCCGATCTTCCACGTGAACGGCGACGACCCGGAGGCCGTGGTCCGCGTGGCGCGGCTCGCCTTCGAGTTCCGCCAGACGTTCAACAAGGACGTCGTGATCGACCTCATCTGCTACCGCCGCCGCGGCCACAACGAGGGCGACAACCCGCAGTTCACCAACCCGCAGATGTACAACCTGATCGACAAGAAGCGCTCGGTACGCAAGCTCTACACCGAGTCGCTCATCGGTCGCGGCGACATCACCCTGGAAGAGGCCGAGCAGGCGCTCCAGGACTTCCAGGGCCAGCTGGAGAAGGTGTTCGCGGAGGTCCGCGAGGCCACCTCCACCCCGGCCCCGGCCCATGTCCCCGACGCCCAGGCCGAGTTCCCGGTCTCCGTGACCACCGCGGTCTCCCAGGAGGTCGTCAAGCGGATCGCCGAGTCGCAGGTCAACGTCCCGGACCAGGTCACCGTCCACCCCCGGCTGCTGCCGCAGCTCCAGCGCCGCGCCGCCTCGGTCGAGGACGGCACGATCGACTGGGGCATGGGCGAGACTTTGGCCATCGGCTCGCTGCTGATGGAGGGCACCCCGGTGCGCCTCGCCGGCCAGGACACCCGCCGCGGCACCTTCGGCCAGCGCCACGCGGTCCTCGTCGACCAGGAGACCGGCGAGGACTACACCCCGCTGCTCTACCTGACCGACGAGCAGGCCCGCTACAACGTCTACGACTCGCTGCTCAGCGAGTACGCGGCGATGGGCTTCGAGTACGGCTACTCGCTGGCCCGCCCGGACGCACTGGTCATGTGGGAGGCCCAGTTCGGTGACTTCGTCAACGGCGCCCAGACCGTCGTCGACGAGTTCATCTCCTCGGCCGAGCAGAAGTGGGGCCAGACCTCCGGCGTCACGCTGCTCCTTCCGCACGGCTACGAGGGCCAGGGCCCGGACCACTCGTCCGCCCGCCCGGAGCGCTTCCTCCAGCTGTGCGCGCAGAACAACATGACGGTCGCCATGCCGACCCTGCCGTCGAACTACTTCCACCTGCTGCGCTGGCAGGTCCACAACCCGCACCACAAGCCGCTCATCATCTTCACGCCGAAGTCGATGCTGCGTCTGAAGGCCGCGGCGTCCAAGGCGGAGGAGTTCCTCACCGGCGGCTTCCGCCCGGTGATCGGCGACGCGTCGGTCGACCCGGCCGACGTCCGCAAGGTCGTCTTCACCTCGGGCAAGGTCTACTACGACCTCGACGCCGAGCGTCAGAAGCGCGGCATCAAGGACACCGCGATCATCCGTCTCGAGCGCCTGTACCCGCTGCCGGGTGCCGAGCTCCAGGAGGAGATCGCCAAGTTCCCGAACGCCGAGAAGTACCTGTGGGCCCAGGAGGAGCCGGCCAACCAGGGCGCCTGGCCGTTCATCGCGCTCAACCTGATCGACCACCTGGACCTGGCCGTCGGCGCGGACGTCCCGCACGACGAGCGGCTGCGCCGCATCTCCCGCCCGCACGGGTCGTCCCCGGCCGTGGGCTCGGCCAAGCGCCACCAGGCGGAGCAGCAGCAGTTGGTCAACGAGGTCTTCGAGGCCTGA
- a CDS encoding spermidine synthase, with translation MVWPSSQSAPRTLDRREGPHGEVVLRERGGPDGRSVHEIIANGCFLMDTSDGRSERLLVEAARRLLADRPDPPRAPSVLIGGLGVGFSLAHAAADPAWGRIAVAERERAIIDWHVSGPLAAISAGALADPRTVILHTDLVTYVHNSSDTYDALCLDIDNGPDWTVTEDNGSLYSPAGLAACASRLNPHGVLAVWSARPSGDFEESLRNAGFSGVRTEEIHVARGVPDVVHLAVRPA, from the coding sequence ATGGTGTGGCCCAGCAGTCAATCAGCCCCCCGCACGCTCGACCGGCGCGAGGGACCGCACGGCGAGGTCGTCCTGCGGGAGCGCGGCGGCCCGGACGGCCGGAGCGTCCACGAGATCATTGCCAACGGGTGCTTTCTGATGGACACTTCGGACGGCCGGTCGGAGCGCCTGCTGGTCGAGGCGGCGCGTCGCCTCCTGGCCGACCGTCCCGATCCGCCCCGCGCACCCTCCGTGCTCATCGGCGGACTCGGCGTCGGCTTCTCGCTGGCGCACGCAGCGGCCGACCCCGCCTGGGGGCGGATCGCCGTCGCCGAGCGCGAGCGGGCGATCATCGACTGGCACGTGTCAGGCCCCTTGGCGGCGATCTCCGCCGGCGCACTCGCCGACCCGAGGACCGTGATTCTCCACACGGACCTCGTCACGTACGTCCATAACTCTTCGGACACGTACGACGCGCTCTGCCTCGACATCGACAACGGCCCCGACTGGACTGTCACGGAGGACAACGGAAGTCTCTACTCACCGGCCGGACTCGCGGCCTGCGCAAGCAGGTTGAACCCCCACGGGGTGCTCGCCGTCTGGTCGGCCAGACCCTCCGGCGATTTCGAAGAGTCATTGCGGAATGCCGGATTCAGCGGGGTAAGAACCGAAGAGATCCACGTTGCCCGAGGCGTACCCGACGTGGTCCATCTCGCTGTTCGCCCTGCGTAG
- the fxsT gene encoding FxSxx-COOH system tetratricopeptide repeat protein produces MARLKCCWIRKSREWALSAARTSAATGDGQSVTISFAGFNRAWAAWIGDRLEQRGHRVTYLRWDPPPHTPLADALRDLLLAPGKVLVILSEWYFQLGPRTHTEWNEALRDVVVPAQDRFAAVSITSAVLPTATAVFAAPELWPVAAAEAERRALAALGLPADRAGDPARSAGPRFPREDPEVWGGVPRRNVRFTGREQLLGDVYHQLQQAERGAAVCTLYGMPGVGKTQLAAEYVYRFGSEYDVVWWVPADKRATFREQLAKLAPALGLNTGHEYGERLRALREALRRGTPYSRWLLVLDGADEPEWLTELLPTGPGHVLITSRNRDWREYNSTMLEIPVYQREESIAFIRRRAPRLSRPDADQLADALEDVPLLLDQTAGWLGDSDMSIGQYLDLLGSGAEHVVKVSKDFPTAFPNAWSILLNQLKETVPESIDLLRLCSFFSSGTIPVRLLRELADRDLPPQFTRLLGDPLLWNRALNQLFKYSVVRREVHEPQADEASGGDTLYMHRMVHKMVQDDIPPEDREVFADVVRQALAAADTGRPTDTRQWPRYAEIAPHLKTASVLESDRREVQTLVLNTMRYMYLAGEYSAGLTLATATLESWRERLGETHPRIWDVSYHYANLLRATGNYAGTEVVDRAVMDHLVAERGFSDLDTLRAAAGLAADLRGLARYDEAHDLSRRILDGYTELVGEQDSRTVNAQNNLAVSLRLLGRYEDALRLDLSTLEARRALLRPRHAWTLYSEIHYATDLRLLGRYPEAISVQDQSARVHQQVMGPNNPQTLRADHNLALCQYRQGDRTRAGELLASVVRRAETALGESDPVTQTAALAYSAYGREHGVLDEARALCEAVGGRYLAVLGPRHPYTIGTNANLALILRAAGEREQSQLLMDEALDGMERAVGADHPWTLGCALNATAARNFAGDPEGAEVLSRDTVRRAREVLGERHPLTLSGLVALAADLRALRKRAEADKVEEEALAGLAASLGAQHVHTVSARSRTRPYWDFEPLIT; encoded by the coding sequence ATGGCCCGTCTGAAATGTTGTTGGATACGCAAGTCGAGGGAGTGGGCCTTGTCCGCAGCGCGCACGTCGGCCGCCACGGGCGACGGACAGTCCGTCACCATCAGTTTCGCCGGCTTCAACCGTGCCTGGGCCGCCTGGATCGGAGACCGGCTGGAACAGCGCGGACACCGCGTGACCTATCTGCGCTGGGACCCGCCGCCGCACACCCCGCTCGCCGACGCGCTCAGGGACCTCCTGCTGGCCCCCGGGAAGGTCCTCGTCATCCTCAGCGAGTGGTACTTCCAGCTCGGCCCGCGCACCCACACGGAGTGGAACGAGGCGCTGCGCGACGTCGTCGTGCCCGCCCAGGACAGGTTCGCCGCCGTCTCCATCACCTCGGCCGTACTGCCCACCGCGACCGCCGTGTTCGCCGCACCCGAGCTGTGGCCGGTGGCCGCGGCGGAGGCCGAGCGCCGGGCGCTCGCCGCCCTCGGCCTGCCCGCGGACCGCGCCGGCGACCCGGCCCGCTCCGCCGGCCCCCGCTTTCCGCGCGAGGACCCCGAGGTGTGGGGCGGAGTGCCCCGTCGCAACGTCCGCTTCACGGGCCGCGAGCAGCTGCTCGGCGACGTCTACCACCAGCTCCAGCAGGCCGAGCGCGGCGCCGCCGTGTGCACCCTGTACGGCATGCCCGGGGTCGGCAAGACCCAGCTGGCGGCCGAGTACGTCTACCGCTTCGGCTCCGAGTACGACGTCGTGTGGTGGGTGCCCGCGGACAAACGGGCCACCTTCCGCGAGCAGCTCGCCAAGCTCGCACCAGCCCTCGGGCTCAACACCGGCCACGAGTACGGCGAGCGGCTCAGGGCCCTGCGGGAGGCGCTGCGCCGCGGCACTCCGTACTCCCGCTGGCTGCTGGTGCTGGACGGGGCCGACGAGCCGGAGTGGCTGACGGAGCTGCTGCCCACGGGCCCCGGCCATGTCCTGATCACTTCGCGCAACCGCGACTGGCGCGAGTACAACTCCACGATGCTCGAAATCCCCGTCTACCAGCGGGAGGAGAGCATCGCCTTCATCCGCCGCCGGGCACCGCGGCTCAGCCGGCCCGACGCCGACCAGCTCGCCGACGCGCTGGAGGACGTGCCCCTGCTGCTCGACCAGACCGCCGGCTGGCTCGGCGACTCCGACATGTCGATCGGGCAGTACCTGGACCTCCTCGGCTCCGGCGCCGAGCATGTGGTGAAGGTGTCGAAGGACTTCCCCACCGCTTTCCCCAACGCCTGGTCGATACTGCTCAACCAGCTGAAGGAGACCGTCCCCGAGTCGATCGACCTGCTGCGCCTCTGCTCGTTCTTCTCCTCCGGCACGATCCCCGTGCGCCTGCTGCGCGAGCTGGCCGACCGGGATCTGCCGCCGCAGTTCACCCGGCTGCTCGGCGACCCGCTGCTGTGGAACCGGGCGCTCAACCAGCTCTTCAAGTACTCGGTCGTCCGCAGGGAGGTGCACGAGCCGCAGGCCGACGAGGCGAGCGGCGGCGACACCCTCTACATGCACCGCATGGTGCACAAGATGGTCCAGGACGACATTCCGCCCGAGGACCGGGAGGTGTTCGCCGACGTCGTACGGCAGGCGCTCGCGGCCGCGGACACGGGACGGCCGACCGACACCAGGCAGTGGCCGCGCTACGCCGAGATCGCGCCCCATCTCAAGACGGCGAGCGTGCTGGAGAGCGATCGCCGCGAGGTCCAGACACTGGTGCTGAACACCATGCGCTACATGTACCTGGCGGGCGAGTACAGCGCGGGCCTCACGCTCGCGACGGCCACGCTGGAGAGCTGGCGCGAGCGGCTCGGCGAGACCCACCCCAGGATCTGGGACGTCTCCTACCACTACGCCAACCTCCTGCGCGCGACCGGGAACTACGCGGGGACCGAGGTCGTCGACCGCGCCGTCATGGACCATCTCGTCGCCGAGCGGGGCTTCAGCGACCTCGACACCCTGCGCGCCGCCGCCGGGCTCGCCGCTGACCTGCGCGGACTCGCCCGCTACGACGAGGCGCACGACCTCTCCCGCCGCATCCTCGACGGCTACACCGAGCTCGTCGGCGAACAGGACTCCCGCACCGTCAACGCCCAGAACAACCTGGCCGTCTCCCTGCGGCTGCTGGGCCGGTACGAGGACGCGCTCCGGCTCGACCTGAGCACGCTGGAGGCCCGGCGCGCCCTGCTCCGCCCGCGGCACGCCTGGACGCTCTACTCCGAGATCCACTACGCCACCGATCTGCGCCTCCTCGGCCGCTATCCGGAGGCGATCTCGGTCCAGGACCAGAGCGCCCGCGTGCACCAGCAGGTGATGGGCCCCAACAACCCGCAGACCCTGCGCGCCGACCACAACCTGGCCCTGTGCCAGTACCGGCAGGGCGACCGCACCAGGGCCGGCGAGCTGCTGGCGAGTGTCGTCAGGCGCGCGGAGACGGCCCTCGGCGAGAGCGACCCCGTCACGCAGACGGCCGCCCTCGCCTATTCGGCGTACGGCCGCGAGCACGGCGTCCTCGACGAGGCACGCGCCCTGTGCGAGGCCGTCGGAGGGCGCTATCTGGCCGTCCTCGGCCCCCGCCATCCGTACACCATCGGTACGAACGCGAACCTCGCCCTGATCCTGCGCGCCGCAGGGGAGCGCGAGCAGTCGCAGCTCCTCATGGACGAGGCGCTGGACGGCATGGAACGGGCCGTGGGCGCGGACCACCCGTGGACCCTGGGCTGTGCGCTGAACGCGACCGCCGCCCGCAACTTCGCCGGTGACCCCGAGGGCGCCGAGGTCCTGAGCCGGGACACGGTGCGCCGGGCCAGGGAGGTGCTGGGGGAGCGGCATCCGCTCACGCTCTCCGGCCTGGTGGCCCTCGCCGCCGATCTGCGGGCCCTGCGCAAGCGGGCCGAGGCGGACAAGGTCGAGGAGGAGGCGCTGGCCGGGCTCGCGGCCTCGCTCGGAGCCCAGCACGTGCACACGGTCTCCGCCCGCTCCCGCACCCGGCCCTACTGGGACTTCGAGCCGCTGATCACCTGA
- a CDS encoding GNAT family N-acetyltransferase — MPITSLPDAVRRWVAGWVVSRGAADPVAEPWGFTVDVGLPRHTTRHVLTAGGESVVRKVAASARTPGRWLKVFEEPEKVLDWLGPDWTPDEPGFLMTAALRRETGPPPVPAGYRLRTWTRGGVTRALVTTDDGAFATRGQIALPGGAGTAVVDQIETATEHRRKGLGSLVMRTLQDAAAAQGACTAVLGGTPDGRALYESLGWRVTAPLVSVFYDPKSP, encoded by the coding sequence TTGCCTATTACTTCGCTGCCGGATGCGGTACGCCGCTGGGTGGCCGGCTGGGTCGTCTCGCGGGGCGCCGCGGACCCCGTGGCCGAGCCCTGGGGCTTCACGGTCGACGTCGGGCTGCCCCGGCACACCACCCGCCATGTGCTCACCGCCGGCGGGGAGTCCGTGGTCCGCAAGGTCGCCGCGTCCGCACGGACGCCGGGCCGGTGGCTGAAAGTCTTCGAGGAGCCGGAGAAGGTCCTGGACTGGCTCGGGCCGGACTGGACGCCCGACGAGCCCGGGTTCCTGATGACGGCGGCGCTGCGCCGGGAGACGGGCCCTCCGCCGGTGCCGGCCGGCTACCGGCTGCGGACCTGGACCCGCGGCGGCGTGACCCGCGCCCTGGTCACCACGGACGACGGCGCGTTCGCGACACGCGGCCAGATCGCCCTGCCCGGCGGGGCCGGGACCGCGGTCGTCGATCAGATCGAGACAGCCACCGAACACCGCCGCAAGGGCCTCGGCAGCCTCGTGATGCGCACGCTCCAGGACGCGGCGGCCGCCCAGGGCGCCTGCACCGCCGTCCTGGGCGGCACACCGGACGGGCGGGCGCTGTACGAGTCGCTCGGATGGCGGGTGACCGCGCCACTGGTCAGCGTCTTCTACGACCCGAAGTCGCCGTGA